In one window of Clavelina lepadiformis chromosome 4, kaClaLepa1.1, whole genome shotgun sequence DNA:
- the LOC143452658 gene encoding dipeptidase 1-like — MPNDDKYRIDSGRVSKSNKTLFIFVGALILAAAIAVAIAVPIALNSNVKTNLETANEILDKYPIIDGHNDWAWQFRDNLQNVINNISLWDDLTEVYPDSHTDIPRLKKGKVGAQFWACFVHCNSAHKDAVRQGLEQMDMIRRFIEAYSDTFQFATTAKDIEDANAAGKIASLIGVEGGHMIDSSLAALRMYYALGARYMTLTHSCDTPWADASNRNYSNGGLTDFGKRVVAEMNRIGILVDISHVSDQTMKDVFSVTTAPVIYSHSSARHLCDHVRNVPDDILQLLKENNGIIMINFYNDYVTCSTTANTTDVADHFDYIKSLIGVEYLGFGADYDGVTRVPTGLEDVSTYPNLVAELLKRGWTEDELRMITRDNLLRVLRKAESVARPSNDPDETWISASSVNYPCRA; from the exons ATGCCAAACGATGACAAATACCGCATAGACTCGGGAAGAGTAAGCAAGAGTAACAAAACTCTCTTCATTTTTGTCG GAGCATTGATTTTAGCTGCTGCGATTGCAGTGGCAATAGCTGTTCCGATTGCGTTGAACtcaaatgtaaaaacaaatcttGAAACAGCTAATGAAATCCTGGACAAATATCCTATAATAGATGG GCATAACGATTGGGCTTGGCAGTTTAGAGATAACCTTCAAAATGTGATCAATAATATAAGCTTGTGGGATGATCTAACTGAAGTATACCCCGATTCTCACACAGACATTCCCAGGCTAAAGAAAGGCAAAGTTGGAGCGCAG TTCTGGGCCTGTTTTGTCCATTGTAACTCTGCCCATAAAGATGCTGTGAGGCAGGGCCTGGAACAAATGGACATGATCCGGAGATTTATTGAGGCATATTCCGATACTTTTCAGTTTGCCACAACTGCAAAAG ATATTGAAGATGCAAATGCAGCTGGAAAAATTGCGTCTTTAATCGGAGTGGAAGGAGGTCACATGATCGATAGCTCACTTGCAGCTTTGAGGATGTATTATGCACTGGGAGCACGTTATATGACACTCACGCACAGCTGCGACACCCCTTG GGCCGATGCTTCAAATCGGAATTATTCCAACGGGGGCTTGACTGACTTTGGCaaa CGGGTGGTAGCCGAAATGAATCGAATTGGAATTTTGGTCGACATTTCCCACGTGTCTGATCAAACTATGAAAGACGTTTTTAGCGTAACCACAGCCCCAGTCATATACAGTCACAGTTCAGCACGACATCTCTGCGATCATGTACGAAATGTACCGGACGATATACTGCAACTGTTG AAAGAGAACAATGGCATTATAATGATCAACTTTTATAATGATTACGTCACTTGTAGCACGACTGCAAACACAACAGATGTAGCAG ATCACTTTGATTACATAAAAAGTCTAATTGGCGTTGAGTACTTAGGGTTTGGAGCTGATTATGATGGTGTTACCAG GGTTCCAACTGGATTGGAGGATGTATCGACCTATCCGAATTTGGTCGCTGAATTGCTCAAGCGTGGTTGGACAGAAGATGAATTGAGAATGATAACGAGAGATAACTTGTTGAGAGTGCTCAGAAAGGCTGAAAGTGTAGCACGTCCTTCAAACGATCCTGATGAGACATGGATTTCAGCAAGTTCTGTGAATTATCCATGCAGAGCCTAA